A genomic region of Torulaspora delbrueckii CBS 1146 chromosome 7, complete genome contains the following coding sequences:
- the ATG10 gene encoding E2-like conjugating enzyme (similar to Saccharomyces cerevisiae ATG10 (YLL042C); ancestral locus Anc_4.12): protein MISYQRYCDQLHQLYDSKTLQNQIVVQVVRLLDDSILLQTAVPSTAKDLSHLELKITYSQVYQEPLLLLRVWRKDQSQEDESDFVSLWFPQDVSALLGIDKSFQLELDAVVSPTSHLQETWYSIHPCDTAEIVGDQAKYADGYLNRWLSVFLFSWLI from the coding sequence ATGATCTCGTATCAGAGGTACTGTGATCAATTGCATCAATTGTACGATTCTAAAACCCTGCAGAATCAAATTGTGGTTCAGGTGGTTCGTCTTTTGGATGATTCGATCTTACTGCAAACGGCTGTACCATCTACAGCGAAGGACCTTTCACATCTCGAGTTGAAGATCACATATAGTCAAGTATATCAGGAGCCATTACTACTCCTACGAGTATGGCGAAAGGACCaatctcaagaagatgaatccGATTTCGTGTCGTTGTGGTTCCCTCAAGACGTCAGCGCTTTGCTTGGCATAGACAAGAGTTTTCAACTCGAATTGGATGCAGTGGTCTCGCCTACTTCGcaccttcaagaaaccTGGTACTCGATCCACCCCTGTGATACAGCAGAGATTGTTGGAGACCAGGCTAAATACGCCGATGGGTACTTAAATAGATGGTTAAGTGTCTTTTTGTTTAGTTGGTTGATTTaa
- the SDH2 gene encoding succinate dehydrogenase iron-sulfur protein subunit SDH2 (similar to Saccharomyces cerevisiae SDH2 (YLL041C); ancestral locus Anc_4.13): MNGLVKQRVAGGILRRGLATASQTPRLKTFKIYRWNPDKPAEKPRLQSFQVDLDDCGPMVLDALLKIKDQQDSSLTLRRSCREGICGSCAMNIGGRNTLACLCKIDQDHKKETKIYPLPHMYIIKDLVPDLTNFYQQYKSIQPYLQRSTFPADGKEVLQSVADRKKLDGLYECILCACCSTACPSYWWNQEQYLGPAVLMQAYRWLVDSRDQAGAIRKNMLQNSMSLYRCHTIMNCTRTCPKGLNPGLAIAEIKKAIATD; encoded by the coding sequence ATGAATGGATTAGTGAAGCAAAGAGTCGCGGGAGGAATATTGAGAAGAGGTCTGGCCACCGCTTCTCAGACTCCTAGATTGAAGACATTCAAGATTTACAGATGGAATCCTGACAAACCAGCTGAAAAGCCACGTTTGCAAAGTTTCCAGGTGGATTTGGATGACTGTGGTCCCATGGTGCTAGATgcacttttgaagattaaGGATCAACAGGATTCGTCTTtgactttgagaagatcATGTAGAGAGGGGATTTGCGGGTCTTGTGCGATGAACATTGGTGGTAGAAACACTTTGGCTTGTCTGTGTAAGATTGATCAGGACCATAAGAAGGAGACTAAGATTTATCCGCTACCTCATATGTATATCATCAAGGATTTGGTGCCCgatttgacaaatttctACCAACAGTACAAGTCGATTCAGCCATATTTGCAGAGGTCTACTTTCCCAGCGGATGGTAAGGAAGTCTTGCAGAGTGTTGCGGACCGTAAGAAATTGGATGGGTTGTACGAATGTATCTTGTGTGCTTGTTGCTCCACTGCTTGTCCTTCTTACTGGTGGAACCAGGAACAATACTTGGGTCCAGCTGTGTTGATGCAAGCTTACCGTTGGTTAGTTGATTCAAGAGACCAGGCTGGTGCCATTAGAAAGAACATGTTGCAAAACTCTATGTCCTTGTACAGATGTCACACCATTATGAACTGTACTAGAACTTGTCCTAAAGGTTTGAACCCTGGTCTAGCAATTgcagagatcaagaaggctaTAGCCACCGATTGA
- the VPS13 gene encoding membrane morphogenesis protein VPS13 (similar to Saccharomyces cerevisiae VPS13 (YLL040C); ancestral locus Anc_4.14), producing the protein MLESLAATLLNRVLGSYVENFDPTQLNVGIWSGNVKLRNLKLRKDCLDGLNLPVDVKFGILGELVLNVPWSSLKNKPVKIVIEDCYLLCTPRDMASMHSEEQIERELRVKLHKLAEWELANQARLAAEDPNGQDAENESFMQSLMTKVVDNLQVTIKNIHLRYEDMNQLFAKEACSVGITLSELSAVSTDSSWTPSFVSMTQDITHKLLTLNSLCMYWNTKSATIEEEDEILDHDILISKFKNAVATGGTSIPSYQYMLKPVTGSGRLSVNKRGSTKERPHIELDVLFNELGFELDDAEYADILHTVSSIHLSQKTQKFKSKRPQYPVQENPKGWFKYTASCVIDEINQKNEMWTWDSMKRKCDQRRLYVDLWMKKLQIGNVEEKLPDSDDEEQLERLHRDLDFDTIVLFRSVAKKEYAKLRLSSRDSPSSLAGQQNKASQGWFSSWWSGGSETTKESNDLLLTDEQRQELYDAIEFNQSHELETQLPKDRVTMKVTSSLKKGAFTIKNKDPQAVLGQVIFENCEVEFLQRPNSSLTSFKLQEFKVEDGSPNTLYKHIISVKNIKSESVADEEGNHEPLFKVLLETNPLDESADSKVDVKLRGITVFYHVHFINEIIRFFNPPKQHMDTITAIISAAEATVEGWTTQTRMGIESLLEEHRTANVTLDLQAPLIILPLNPHIWDTPCAVIDAGHIALASDLVPKERIEEIKQMSPEEYEEIDESELNGLMFDRFQLYLQDTQILVGPDVRSTISSLSGTSEGSQYSILSGLLLEVALDVSILPRAYNLPRARASGHLPKLRLSLNDYQYKIIMQLLEKSIPTFIDFGLDDEFKEQYNVDSEESKLQLQLRKTLQALDKMAPLEIAQKQVELEFDVDSIQVSLYKCVDNEAMRCKKLIDFLGGKVRLHIEKKAKEMALDLKVHSLEIVDFIEESNKEEFRNLISSGDIGPADRDLFTVDYIRTQRIVPHNKTLIEVFDQDLKMNMEQLQIVLTPKSLLTLMNFALTTFTDPTTPDMPADVLRHNKENREDAPQKLDMVIKMAGIVVILNDDSIKLATLVLSAGELSMFLLPERMKVNMKLGGLELTDETSDTLPRDSVFRRIITMSDKELAELTYETFDPANNPHDYDSALKYTTGSMHVSFVEQSINKLVNYFYKFSKLKSLFDRARELAYDQAPSIESVNNLKMEILVKAPIVEFPKLIDPRQNIHDSIKFYLGELCIQNTFSDGKASHKINHITLGIREGQLLSNFNLDDGSQQELKMVDNMCLTFNVHHDPLAEVTEPEFRVKGYFDPLMTSLTELQLRYLTEISEQAAAAFNISEPTSEELGEDAIYANAFINSPVEDPSSNSIGSKEAVASDPEGLKLDFSFEAPEISLTLYADTANKIELEKNGLTRLTFQDIALNAKFNKDGTGDAESHIATFAVVDIRDRKDNKHTELIPKIVNKNYQFMGSVSSRKLGQGSLINISVTIDSPQAILAMDYLFALQHFFDSAFNHKPAIVDIESPEYKDEKVAPNADKEGASELKIQYSLNVVNAAVVLLADPSDLNSEAVVFNVGQLLLSDQNILTLSANNVGMSFSKMNSISDQKVKLLDEFSSSVVIDRRNSTPEKLLTDIQVSVEPLVLSISLRDIRLAMLIFNRAMSQMNGGTIEDALPESNLSYGTFSKEFEKKLSKYAPSFVSSLNTNHAKQQAERAAGCDVVLRGEKLVAEFGGMRLLLIGDVHEMPILDLNVSPFQTSVKDWSTDIDALALLETYVNVFNYSRSSWEPLVESFPISLHLSKGSERDAMIQFDAISRKFAEITLSSRTIAMLSQIPSTLTGDISLNSRGAQKPYRITNDTELDLDIWIANEDPNNKKGLTTLRAKETIPWEFEDWRTIRENLNVDSEGSNIVASVVGSKYKTVMKVDATYEGELLFVLQPAVNHVHNRMTCDLQLGEDNVKTITFRSTLVLENTTMTTIELKVETDDNKEPITYSISSSDCHSVPVESSYGSKLRLKPSTEDGEFDWSEQMISWRDLLSSSIPLRCKSKTDPNRVFYIEVNGKYDGKEPLAKIYPRMRIIVSSPLVIENCLPCDLNFTLYDEKQEHKKLTLLKKGSRVPVHDVSLNNFLLLAIQPLVDDAPLSKPSIVNTATRSSLKPETRITTKLAGGQRFHAAIHYQSVEGTRAKILQLSAPYIILNKTGRDLYIQGDRTNIAQAKVQRLGDEKFTIPKMFSFDTDGHNKNRALVRFKESDWSLPLSFDALGQSLDTVVNIPNKEQESNLGVTIIEGEGEHLFSKIVEIAPRYIIQNCLDLPVEICEFGSTNVSQLDPDLSTPLYQMRNVLNKQLMVKFLGPNCDWSAPFFIKDIGLTYLKVLKQDSSHMLIKIEIILENATVFIRLGDANNHWPYSIRNFSDQEFIFYQRDPRVVDDYYDYDTYDELNETEYKPYYYRVPPKSVMPYAWDYPAARQKKLILTARGLRREIQLAEIGNLKPMRLPAKAANEEMMTVDLNVVADGPTQALVITNYNPEVSLYKLKKKKTSSSLSVNSSGEGFSVDEEDKNIHMKVIVSFKGVGISLINTSLQEIMYVHASGLELRYNESDLYQSLSWKLKWLQIDNQLFGSPFQNILYPAALLHTAQEIENHPVISGSLSKVKDDSHGLLYFKHATLLLQELSIQLDEELLIALLDFVKFPGAVWNSYPTEKQFSDHITLPECEDVHFAEDMYFEIFHIQPMILHISFMRSDEHNLLEGEQSRLGLERQGTMLFLIDILTMTLANVTDAPIKLNSLYMANVRVPINTLLQAVQTHYGQQFFYQIHKILGSADFLGNPVGLFNTISSGVWDIFYEPYQGYMMNDRPQELGIHLAKGGFSFAKKTVFGLSDSMAKFTGSMAKGLSFTQDAEFQEKRRLQQRLNANKRNIFSSSAQSFANTIGSGFTGMALDPMNGAQKEGTAGFIKGLGKGLFGLPTKTAIGFLDLTSNLSQGVKSTASALDAPSSMRVRLPRYVDYHEKVIKSFNLKDAQGQYWLKSVDGGLFMNDNYLTHVVLPGRELAVLVSMEHIIEMNIGSQEAMWVTDYYGIQGIILQRGGIHIKLKSGSEYFVPVADAAERKSMYKHIAIAVTEYNKYCEAVL; encoded by the coding sequence ATGTTAGAGTCATTAGCAGCGACTCTTCTCAACCGGGTGTTGGGATCTTATGTGGAGAACTTCGATCCGACCCAATTGAATGTGGGGATATGGAGTGGGAATGTGAAGTTGCgaaacttgaaattgagaaaaGATTGTTTAGATGGTTTGAATTTACCAGTTGATGTCAAGTTTGGTATTTTGGGAGAACTTGTTCTTAATGTCCCATGGTcgagtttgaagaataaaCCGGTTAAGATCgttattgaagattgttATTTGCTATGTACGCCTAGGGATATGGCGTCTATGCACTCTGAAGAGCAGATAGAACGGGAATTGAGGGTAAAGCTTCACAAGTTGGCCGAGTGGGAACTGGCTAATCAAGCAAGGCTAGCTGCAGAGGATCCAAATGGTCAAGATGCCGAAAATGAATCCTTTATGCAATCACTGATGACAAAAGTCGTGGACAACTTACAAGTTACCATTAAGAATATACATCTGAGGTACGAGGATATGAATCAGTTGTTCGCGAAGGAAGCATGCTCCGTCGGTATCACTCTTAGTGAGCTTTCGGCAGTCTCGACGGATTCTAGTTGGACACCTAGCTTCGTTTCGATGACCCAGGATATCACACATAAGCTGTTGACTTTAAACTCTCTTTGTATGTACTGGAATACAAAATCCGCTACTATCGAAGAGGAGGACGAAATTTTGGATCATGACATTTTGATATCTAAATTCAAGAATGCCGTGGCAACTGGGGGAACTTCCATACCGAGTTATCAGTATATGCTCAAGCCGGTGACGGGATCAGGTAGGTTGAGTGTCAATAAGCGCGGTTCGACAAAGGAAAGGCCTCACATCGAACTTGatgttcttttcaatgaacttgggtttgaattggatgatgCTGAGTATGCAGATATTCTTCACACAGTATCCAGTATACACTTGAGTCAAAAGACTCAAAAATTTAAGTCGAAAAGACCGCAATATCCAGTGCAAGAAAATCCAAAAGGTTGGTTCAAATACACGGCCTCCTGTgttatcgatgaaattaaCCAAAAGAACGAGATGTGGACATGGGATAGCATGAAACGGAAATGTGACCAGAGACGCCTTTATGTTGATTTATGGATGAAAAAGTTACAGATAGGTAATGTGGAAGAAAAGCTTCCCGACTcagatgacgaagagcaACTAGAGAGATTACACAGAGACCTCGATTTTGATACAATTGTGCTATTTAGGTCCGTCGCGAAGAAAGAGTATGCCAAACTGCGCTTAAGTTCGCGTGACTCACCATCGTCGTTAGCAGGCCAACAAAACAAAGCTTCTCAAGGTTGGTTTTCCTCTTGGTGGAGTGGTGGTTCAGAAACCACGAAAGAGTCTAACGATCTATTGCTCACTGATGAACAACGACAGGAGCTGTATGATGCCATTGAATTCAACCAGAGTCATGAACTTGAAACTCAATTGCCGAAGGATAGAGTGACAATGAAAGTAACAAGTTCCCTCAAAAAGGGAGCATTTACGATAAAAAATAAAGATCCACAGGCAGTATTGGGCCAGGTTATATTTGAGAACTGCGAAGTTGAGTTTCTACAGCGTCCAAACTCCTCTTTAACGTCCTTTAAGTTACAGGAGTTTAAGGTTGAGGATGGTTCTCCAAATACTCTTTACAAGCATATCATAAGCGTTAAGAACATCAAGTCTGAGAGTGTTGCGGATGAAGAAGGCAATCATGAGCCCctcttcaaagttcttttgGAGACCAATCCTTTGGATGAATCGGCAGATTCTAAGGTAGACGTTAAGTTGCGTGGTATAACTGTATTTTATCATGTTCACTTCATCAACGAAATTATCAGGTTCTTCAATCCACCAAAGCAGCATATGGACACAATAACAGCAATAATTAGTGCGGCTGAGGCGACTGTTGAAGGATGGACTACTCAAACAAGAATGGGTATCGAGTCCCTTCTTGAAGAGCACAGGACGGCTAATGTCACTCTCGATCTCCAAGCGCCCCTAATAATCCTGCCTCTCAATCCACATATCTGGGATACGCCTTGCGCAGTAATAGACGCTGGCCATATTGCTCTCGCAAGTGATCTGGTACCAAaggaaagaattgaagagataAAGCAAATGAGTCCCGAAGAATATGAGGAGATTGACGAGTCAGAGCTCAACGGATTAATGTTTGATAGATTCCAACTTTATTTGCAAGATACGCAGATACTGGTGGGACCCGATGTCCGGTCAACAATTTCGAGTTTGAGTGGCACATCAGAAGGTTCTCAATATAGCATTTTGAGTGGTTTACTTTTAGAAGTCGCACTCGATGTTTCAATTTTACCTCGAGCATACAATTTGCCTAGGGCTCGAGCATCGGGTCACTTGCCAAAGTTACGCCTCTCATTGAATGATTACCAGTACAAGATAATCATGCagcttttggaaaaatCTATCCCCACCTTCATTGACTTCGGTTTAGATGATGAATTCAAGGAACAGTACAATGTGGATTCAGAGGAGAGTAAGTTACAGCTTCAGCTCAGAAAAACTTTACAAGCTTTGGACAAGATGGCTCCGCTAGAAATTGCTCAAAAACAGGTTGAGCTAGAATTCGATGTGGATTCGATTCAAGTCTCACTATACAAGTGCGTGGATAATGAAGCGATGCGTTGTAAGAAACTAATAGATTTCCTAGGAGGTAAGGTAAGGCTTCATATCGAGAAAAAAGCTAAAGAAATGGCCCTCGATTTGAAGGTACATTCGCTAGAGATTGTCGATTTTATCGAGGAGAGTAATAAAGAGGAATTCCGTAATTTGATTTCCTCGGGTGATATAGGGCCAGCCGACAGAGATTTGTTCACTGTAGATTATATTAGGACGCAAAGGATTGTGCCTCACAATAAGACATTAATTGAAGTGTTTGATcaggatttgaaaatgaaCATGGAGCAATTGCAGATTGTTCTGACTCCAAAATCCCTTCTCACCCTCATGAACTTTGCTTTAACCACCTTCACAGATCCCACTACTCCTGATATGCCAGCAGATGTTTTAAGACATAATAAGGAGAACAGAGAGGACGCCCCACAAAAGTTGGATATGGTCATAAAAATGGCTGGGATCGTAGTGATACTAAATGACGACTCGATAAAGCTCGCAACTCTAGTTTTGTCCGCGGGTGAATTGAGTATGTTTTTACTGCCGGAAAGAATGAAGGTCAATATGAAGCTTGGGGGTTTGGAGCTTACAGATGAAACATCTGATACTCTGCCAAGAGATTCGGTGTTTAGAAGAATAATTACTATGAGCGATAAAGAACTGGCGGAACTTACTTATGAAACGTTTGATCCTGCAAATAATCCTCATGACTACGACtctgctttgaaatacaCCACAGGATCGATGCACGTAAGCTTCGTGGAGCAATCCATTAACAAACTTGTGAACTATTTCTATAAGTTCTCAAAACTGAAAAGCTTATTTGATAGGGCGCGTGAGCTTGCTTACGATCAAGCCCCATCTATTGAATCCGTGAATAATCTCAAAATGGAGATTCTAGTGAAAGCACCTATTGTTGAATTTCCAAAGCTGATAGACCCTCGCCAGAATATTCATGACAGCATCAAGTTCTACTTAGGTGAGCTCTGCATTCAAAATACGTTTTCTGATGGTAAGGCGTCCCACAAGATCAACCATATAACATTGGGGATTAGAGAAGGTCAACTGTTGTCAAATTTCAATCTGGATGACGGCTCTCAGCAAGAGCTGAAGATGGTGGATAATATGTGTCTGACTTTCAATGTTCACCACGATCCATTAGCTGAGGTTACTGAGCCCGAGTTCAGGGTTAAAGGCTACTTCGATCCTTTGATGACTTCGCTTACAGAATTACAACTCCGTTATTTGACGGAGATTTCTGAACAAGCGGCGGCGGCCTTCAACATCAGTGAACCGACGTCAGAGGAACTTGGCGAGGATGCGATTTACGCGAATgctttcatcaatagcCCTGTTGAAGATCCCAGCTCCAACTCGATAGGTTCCAAGGAAGCTGTTGCTAGCGATCCGGAGGGATTGAAACTGGACTTTTCCTTCGAGGCTCCTGAGATATCGTTGACTCTATACGCCGACACTGCTAACAAAATAGAGCTGGAAAAAAATGGTTTGACTCGGCTTACCTTTCAGGACATTGCTCTTAATGCCAAGTTTAACAAGGATGGTACAGGAGATGCCGAATCACATATCGCTACTTTTGCAGTTGTGGACATAAGAGACAGAAAGGATAACAAGCACACCGAATTGATCCCCAAAATAGTCAACAAAAACTACCAATTTATGGGTTCTGTTTCATCCAGAAAATTAGGCCAAGGATCTTTAATCAATATATCTGTCACAATTGACAGTCCACAAGCCATTCTGGCAATGGATTATCTGTTCGCATTGCAGCACTTTTTCGACTCAGCTTTCAACCACAAGCCAGCCATTGTTGATATTGAAAGTCCCGAATATAAGGACGAAAAAGTAGCACCAAACGCCGATAAGGAAGGTGCAAGTGAACTCAAAATTCAGTATTCTCTTAATGTTGTTAACGCAGCTGTGGTGCTATTAGCAGACCCATCGGATTTAAACTCGGAAGCTGTTGTATTCAATGTCGGTCAGCTCTTGCTCTCCGATCAAAATATCCTAACTCTCTCCGCCAATAACGTCGGAATGTCTTTCTCTAAAATGAATTCGATTTCTGACCAAAAAGTAAAGTTACTAGACgaattttcatcatctgtgGTAATTGACAGACGAAACTCTACGCCTGAAAAGCTACTGACGGACATTCAGGTGTCAGTCGAGCCATTGGTGCTCAGCATCTCTCTTAGAGATATTCGGTTGGCCATGCTGATCTTCAATCGAGCAATGTCACAAATGAATGGTGGCACAATCGAGGATGCTTTGCCAGAGAGCAATTTGTCTTATGGAACCttctcaaaagaatttgaaaagaaattgTCAAAGTATGCGCCAAGTTTCGTATCGTCTCTCAATACCAATCACGCGAAACAGCAAGCTGAGAGGGCAGCAGGATGTGATGTAGTTCTTCGTGGTGAAAAGCTCGTCGCCGAGTTTGGTGGAATGAGGTTACTACTGATTGGAGATGTTCATGAAATGCCAATTCTAGATTTGAATGTCAGTCCTTTCCAAACGTCAGTAAAGGACTGGTCAACAGATATTGACGCCCTTGCATTATTGGAGACTTATGTCAATGTATTCAATTATTCTAGATCTAGCTGGGAGCCATTGGTCGAATCATTTCCTATCTCCCTCCACTTGTCTAAGGGGTCAGAACGAGATGCCATGATTCAATTCGATGCCATCTCAAGAAAATTTGCTGAGATCACGCTTTCTTCCAGGACAATAGCGATGCTTTCCCAAATTCCAAGTACTTTGACGGGTGATATTAGTCTGAACTCTAGAGGAGCTCAAAAACCGTACAGGATCACCAACGATACAGAACTTGACCTTGACATATGGATTGCGAATGAAGATCCCAACAATAAAAAGGGACTGACGACTCTTCGTGCCAAAGAGACTATCCCCTGggaatttgaagactggAGGACGATCAGAGAAAATTTGAACGTAGATAGCGAAGGTTCGAATATAGTGGCCTCGGTTGTAGGGTCCAAATATAAGACTGTGATGAAGGTGGATGCGACGTATGAGGGTGAACTTCTGTTCGTTTTGCAGCCAGCTGTCAACCATGTGCACAACCGTATGACCTGTGACTTGCAGTTGGGTGAAGATAATGTCAAGACCATAACGTTCCGTTCTACGCTGGTCTTAGAGAACACGACGATGACAACCATTGAACTGAAGGTGGAAACGGATGATAATAAGGAGCCCATAACATATTCCATTAGCTCATCTGATTGTCACTCAGTTCCCGTGGAAAGCTCGTACGGCTCTAAATTGCGTCTTAAGCCTTCTACGGAGGACGGTGAGTTTGATTGGTCTGAGCAGATGATATCATGGCGCGATTTGCTGAGCTCCTCCATTCCTTTAAGATGTAAATCAAAGACTGACCCCAACCGAGTCTTCTACATCGAGGTCAATGGGAAATATGATGGCAAAGAACCACTGGCAAAGATCTATCCTCGTATGAGAATTATTGTTTCATCACCCTTAGTAATTGAGAATTGTTTGCCCTGTGATCTAAACTTCACACTTTATGACGAGAAACAAGAGCATAAGAAGCTAACACTTCTAAAGAAGGGTTCTAGGGTCCCGGTTCATGACGTCTCGTTGAACAATTTCCTGCTATTAGCTATACAACCTTTGGTTGACGACGCACCGCTCTCAAAGCCTTCAATTGTCAACACCGCTACTCGCAGCTCCTTGAAGCCAGAAACAAGGATCACAACGAAGCTCGCTGGAGGTCAAAGGTTCCATGCGGCAATTCACTATCAAAGTGTTGAAGGAACGAGAGCAAAGATTCTGCAGCTATCTGCACCCTACATCATATTGAACAAGACCGGCAGAGACCTGTACATACAAGGAGATCGTACGAACATTGCACAGGCTAAGGTTCAAAGGTTGGGAGATGAGAAATTCACTATTCCAAAAATGTTCTCCTTCGATACTGACGGTCATAACAAAAATCGTGCTCTCGTTCGGTTCAAAGAGTCTGACTGGAGTTTGCCGTTATCTTTTGATGCTCTCGGTCAATCATTAGACACCGTTGTGAACATCCCAAATAAAGAGCAGGAATCTAATTTGGGTGTAACAATTATTGAAGGTGAAGGTGAACATCTTTTCAGTAAGATTGTTGAGATTGCGCCACGCTATATCATACAGAATTGTTTGGATTTGCCGGTCGAGATTTGTGAGTTCGGCTCAACAAATGTCTCACAATTGGATCcagatctttcaacacCACTTTATCAGATGAGAAATGTTCTCAATAAGCAGCTgatggtcaaatttttaGGCCCTAACTGCGATTGGTCTGCACCTTTTTTCATAAAGGACATAGGACTCACATATTTGAAGGTGCTGAAGCAAGATTCCAGCCACATGCTGatcaaaattgaaatcATACTTGAAAATGCTACAGTCTTTATCAGATTGGGTGATGCGAATAACCACTGGCCATATTCGATTAGAAACTTTAGCGATCAAGAGTTCATTTTCTATCAGAGAGACCCTCGTGTGGTTGATGACTACTACGACTATGATACTtatgatgaattgaatgaaacAGAATATAAACCTTATTATTACAGGGTTCCACCGAAAAGTGTGATGCCTTATGCATGGGATTATCCTGCTGCTaggcagaagaagttgataTTGACCGCTAGAGGCCTAAGAAGAGAAATCCAATTGGCGGAAATAGGAAATTTAAAACCCATGCGTCTTCCAGCGAAGGCAGCTaatgaagagatgatgaCTGTGGATTTAAATGTCGTTGCTGATGGACCCACACAGGCGTTGGTGATAACTAATTATAATCCCGAAGTCAGTCTAtacaaattgaaaaagaagaagacatcttcttcgctgtCTGTGAACAGTAGTGGCGAGGGCTTCAGTGTTGACGAAGAGGACAAGAATATTCACATGAAGGTTatagtttctttcaaaggtgttggtatttcattgatcaatacCTCCTTGCAAGAAATCATGTATGTTCACGCGAGCGGTTTGGAACTACGCTACAATGAATCTGATCTTTACCAATCACTAAGTTGGAAATTGAaatggcttcaaattgataATCAATTATTTGGAAGCCCgtttcaaaatattttaTACCCGGCAGCCCTGCTACACACTgctcaagagattgaaaatcaCCCTGTCATTTCAGGCTCGCTGTCCAAGGTCAAAGACGATTCTCATGGTTTATTATATTTCAAACATGCAACGTTACTTCTGCAAGAACTCTCAATAcaattggatgaagagctgCTAATAGCTCTACTTGATTTCGTCAAGTTTCCTGGTGCTGTTTGGAACAGTTATCCAACAGAGAAACAATTTAGTGACCATATAACTTTACCAGAGTGTGAAGATGTCCATTTTGCGGAGGATATGTATTTCGAGATCTTCCACATTCAACCAATGATCCTACATATCTCATTTATGAGATCCGATGAACACAACCTATTGGAGGGTGAACAAAGCAGGCTTGGATTAGAACGTCAAGGAACCATGTTATTCCTAATCGATATTTTAACAATGACTTTGGCTAATGTGACCGACGCGCCAATAAAATTGAACTCACTTTATATGGCGAATGTGAGAGTCCCGATCAATACTTTGCTTCAAGCTGTGCAGACCCATTATGGACAGCAGTTTTTTTACCAAATTCATAAAATTCTGGGTTCTGCAGACTTCCTGGGTAATCCAGTTGGCTTGTTCAACACGATCAGTTCAGGTGTTTGGGATATCTTTTACGAGCCTTATCAAGGCTACATGATGAATGACAGGCCTCAAGAATTGGGTATCCATTTAGCTAAAGGTGGATTCAGTTTTGCGAAGAAAACAGTTTTCGGTCTCTCTGACAGTATGGCCAAGTTCACAGGTTCAATGGCTAAGGGACTATCTTTCACTCAGGATGCTGAGTTCCAAGAAAAGAGAAGGCTACAACAGAGACTGAACGCCAACAAACGCaacattttctcttcttctgcccAATCGTTCGCAAACACTATCGGCAGCGGATTCACTGGTATGGCCTTGGATCCCATGAATGGAGCCCAGAAGGAAGGAACGGCGGGTTTCATCAAAGGTCTAGGCAAAGGTCTCTTCGGGCTACCCACTAAGACAGCCATTGGCTTTCTGGACTTAACAAGCAATCTGAGCCAAGGAGTCAAGAGTACTGCTTCGGCCCTGGACGCACCATCGTCTATGCGTGTAAGATTGCCACGTTACGTCGACTACCATGAGAAAGTCATTAAGTCGTTTAACCTGAAGGATGCACAAGGCCAGTACTGGCTCAAGAGTGTTGATGGAGGTCTCTTTATGAACGACAACTATCTCACACATGTCGTCCTCCCTGGGCGTGAGCTCGCGGTTCTCGTTTCGATGGAACACATCATAGAGATGAACATTGGTTCTCAGGAGGCTATGTGGGTAACAGACTACTACGGTATTCAGGGAATTATCCTACAACGTGGTGGCATCCACATTAAGCTCAAGTCAGGTTCCGAATACTTTGTTCCTGTTGCAGATGCTGCAGAGCGGAAGTCTATGTACAAGCATATCGCCATCGCTGTGACAGAGTACAACAAGTACTGTGAAGCAGTTTTATAG